In Balaenoptera acutorostrata chromosome 12, mBalAcu1.1, whole genome shotgun sequence, a single window of DNA contains:
- the MOB1A gene encoding MOB kinase activator 1A, translating to MSFLFSSRSSKTFKPKKNIPEGSHQYELLKHAEATLGSGNLRQAVMLPEGEDLNEWIAVNTVDFFNQINMLYGTITEFCTEASCPVMSAGPRYEYHWADGTNIKKPIKCSAPKYIDYLMTWVQDQLDDETLFPSKIGVPFPKNFMSVAKTILKRLFRVYAHIYHQHFDSVMQLQEEAHLNTSFKHFIFFVQEFNLIDRRELAPLQELIEKLGSKDR from the exons TAGTAGCCGCTCTTCTAAAACATTCAAACCAAAGAAGAATATCCCTGAAGGATCTCATCAGTATGAACTCTTAAAACATGCAGAAGCAACTCTAGGAAGTGGGAATCTGAGACAAGCTGTTATGTTGCCAGAGGGAGAGGACCTCAATGAATGGATTGCGGTTAACA CTGTGGATTTCTTCAACCAGATCAACATGTTATATGGAACTATCACAGAATTCTGCACTGAAGCAAGCTGTCCAGTCATGTCTGCAGGTCCAAG ATATGAATATCATTGGGCAGATGGTACTAATATTAAAAAGCCAATCAAATGTTCTGCACCAAAGTATATTGACTATTTGATGACTTGGGTTCAGGATCAACTTGATGATGAAactctttttccttctaaaattg GTGTCCCATTTCCTAAAAACTTTATGTCTGTGGCAAAGACCATTCTAAAGCGTCTGTTCAGGGTTTATGCCCATATTTATCACCAGCACTTTGATTCTGTGATGCAGCTGCAGGAGGAGGCCCACCTCAACACCTCCTTTAagcactttattttctttgttcag gaGTTTAATCTGATTGATAGGCGTGAGTTGGCACCTCTTCAGGAATTAATTGAGAAGCTTGGATCGAAAGACAGATAA